TTTCTCACATTCTTAATTCGTTGTTTTCACATTCATCGGTTCAAAGAGCATTTTTTCTGGGCATTTTCCAGACTCTCGAAATCAACGAAACACGGCAAATCTGATTGCTCATTTTAGGTAAATCTAATTTTACGATTTGgtgaactgaattatataagtttgtttttgtttttttgtttttttttgtatttgatGAACTCATGGAAGATTACTCATTTGGTGAACTAATTGTTCATGATTTTCATACTTGACTGTTGATCGGAAAGAGTGCACGGGGTGTTGAAGCAAAGTTGATTGTTCATGATTTTCATAATTGACGCCGTGCACGGGGTGGTGCTGATGGAAAGAGTGCATTTTCCTGCAGGGGGCTGTTTTGGGTGTTGAAGCTAGTCTCCGGGTTCGGGATTAGCCGGGAGAGAGCGGCTGATCGGAGGGATGCTCGATCAGGCGAAGCTAGACGACTTGCTGGTGTTCGGCGGCGGTGGCgacggaggcggaggcggagtgTATGATGTGAATTTGGTGGTGAGGTTGGTCAGATTGTTCGTGTATGATAACATGTCAATGGAGAGGATGGTGAAAGTAGGGTTTCTGATTGATATGTATTTGGGGGAGATTGGGCCTGATCCTACCCTCAGATTCACTAAGTTTCTTGTTGTTGCTGAGAGTTTGCCTGATTGTGCAAGGGATTCTTTTGATCAAGTTTATAGAGCAATTGATATATATCTTCAGGTAATATTCATCTCTTCATTCTAGCTATTTTTTTGAATGTTGGATAGAGCTATGTAAATGGATTTTGTGGTGTGGAATGGTTGGGGACACAAACAAATGCATAAAATTGATATACAAGACAAATAAGTTACTGAATTTGAATTATTTGACACCAGTTATTTTGAAGCTTATATGGTTGAGTTCCCCAAAAATCTGCCACTTATTTTACTATGAAACATTTCAAGTTGAAGAAACAACTAAGCTGTGATTAAGTTTGAGTGGTATACTAATTATTCTCTTCCAGGATGTATTTTGCATTTTACATGTATTAGTGATGTGAATTAATTTGTCCTTTGTTGTTAGgggtgggaatcgggtcgggttcgggtaccctacccgaaaaaatcgggtacccgaacccgaaattcatccaaaatccctacccgaccccgaacccgattctaaaatcgggtaccctaatacccgactcgggtacccgagtcgggtattcgggtaccctaaattacccgaatAACAAAGAGGAAATGAAGCAGCGGCCATGGCAACAAATTCAAACGCAGCAAATTCAAATCAACAAATTCAGCCGAAATTCAACACTGTTATAGTGAAATTCAAGGACcaaattcaattattcaaagCAACAAATTCAATTATTCAACATTGACAtaggaaatttgtattaaagaagaagaagaagaagaagaagacaaagaagaagaagaagaagaagaagaagaagaagaactggTGTGACGTTGTTGGAGCTCGGAGGCGGCACGACTGCTGCAGGGCGACaagctcggcggcggcggaacgACGGGAACGACAGGGCGATTGGGCGAGGGCGAGGGTCGCGGTGGAACTGCGGGGGCTGGGAGCAAGTGAGCGACTGCGGGCGGGCGGACGAGGCGAGGAGAACGGCGATGGCGGGCGGGCGAGGCGAGCAGAACGGCGACGACGGGCGAGGGTCGCCGGATTTCTGGATTGAGAGGGGCGGCGCGGCGGAGACCTAGGGCTGGGAGTCGAATTCAATTTAAAGTGACTAACAGTACAGCACAGCTCACTTTtagtttcatatttttatttaataattaatttaattaaataattttaaatttattaattaaaaataatcgggtaattcgggtatacccgatacccgatcgggtatacccgatacccgattattTTGTCCCCGAACTACCCGAAcccgtacccgatcccgaaaaaatcgggtatagggtacccgatacccgattttttcgggtcgggtatcgggtacccgattacccgaacccgaaattcccagccctattTGTTGTTGTGTGGAGTGGTCTATATCTGCTTGTGAATCCTACAATTGTTAGGACAATACTAATTGTCATTATCTACGCTAATTAAACAAAAAGCTTAATATTCCATGAATCATGTTGTCGTCGACTAATTAAAAAAACTACCAGCAGCTTTATTTGTCAGCAATGGATTGCTGGTGTGTGTACAACCAGAACCTATAATTATAGAATCATTGCCTTAGTTATATTCCTCCTATTTTATATGATATACTTTATTTCGCAAAATTAAACAAGTTGTGTATATACTTCATTTTCCGATTTGTTGAAAACGGATTACTTATTTTGCCCAACAATATATTTTGTCTTATTCTGATTTGATGAACTGATTGTTCACGATTCTCCGACCTGACTGCATATATTTCTTCCGTGAAGTTCATTGAGATAATGTTTTtctgaatttatattttttagtattttttctTGTGAACTGATGACTTAATATTCGAATATCTGTTGTTTCATGAATTGTAAACAagacatataatttttttaaattttttttaaatataccaatatttttatatattttgtgaaattcagtttgcaattttttatttcatatatgAATTATGAATGTATTTTGGGTTTCTTTCGTGAATATATGTTAACTATTGGTTTGTTAGATATTTTCTGTTCTATATCATATTATGAACATATTTGAAGTTATCTTTGTGTTATGTGATGTGTGGTGAGCTTAGTTTATATTAAGTTTGAGCTCAGAAAGAAAAGTTAACACTTGCTTTTGATCATATTATGAACATATTTGAACTTATATTTGAACATATTTGAAAATATTCAGATTGAGTTTCAGCTCATAATGAAACGTTAACACTTGgtttttgaaatttatatatACGTCAACGTCAGTTGTTCGTAGTTTATTTCTGTAAATTAAACTGaatacatattctttgtctTAGATATTGAATCGTCTCCTGGCAATGAGGTCGTGGTACCAGGTAAATTATCGAATTGTCTTATATATGATTCAATGTTAGTATTAATGAACATGGGTTTCAACATAAAATTAATTGAACCAGGCTACTAAGAAGCGCAACACAGTTAAGGTATCTATGAAGATAAGGCAGTCGGAACGGGTAATGAATAGTGTATACTTGTTTTATTGTGTCACAAGTTTATGTGTATCTTTAACACAAAATAATATTAGTTACAGTTTAGGAATTTGGCAGCTCCTGTGAAGATGGGTGGTTCGAAAGATCAGTCCATCGAGCACGAATTGGTAAAACATAAAACTATTAGGATGGGTTAGCAAGTGTTGATGGTTTCAATGCCAACATGACGTTGATTGGTTATTGAACTACTAcgcattttattattatagttATGGATTTTGTCAATATATTTTGACATGTTTGCGTATAAAAGGTTTTTAACCTTTTTATGATGAATGTAACAGGAAACTTATTTGTGATGAACTGTGGGTTGATATGAACATGTTGAACGAACATACCTATAAAATGTTAAATTTTTGAGCTCATATGAAACGAATATTTGTGTTTGTTGAACATAGTGGTGCGTATTTGTGTTAGTTGAACATGTTATAATAAATTTCATAAATTCATCATCCGTTCCTATGCATGTGCGTTTATATGTTCGTTGAACAAAGTAATTCGTATTTGTGTTCGTTTCACATGTTACACGAAGTTTGGACTCTATTTTAAGGACTTGCAAAAATGTggtattttttggccatattTGGGGTGAATTAAGCAGCTATCGTCCACTTTTTGTGGTCAAAACATGTGGTCCAAAAATCGGAGAAGATAAGAATTGCAATTGCAATTGCAATACATGATCGACGCAGATAAGAATCGCAACGGAAACATACAAATTACCTTGAGAATCCATATCATAACAAATTGCATTTTTTTCATTCTGTATATTATTGTTGGAACTGTCTGATAAAAACCAAACAACTTTTACATAGATTTATCATATCGTTAGTGCCTTAATATTGATATCTATGAAGTAGTACATCAATGTCGTGACTGCAAGTATTTAATTAATGTTCTTTAATTGAATTAAGCAGTATATTCGCACCAGTTTGTAgtagaaatataattttttctttacttTGTGAATAGCataataaattttgaatatataaataataatttgttattttgggGCTATCACAAGTATTTGCAAACGTAAGTTCATTCAAAAACTTTAACATGTTCATTAACAAATAAAGTTCTTAAAGTAAAGATATAATgttcaaatcaagttcaaaataaataatgttCATAACAATTTTGTTCAGAGCAAAGTCATGTTCATATATATGTTCGTTAAAATTATGTTCATAACAATTTTAAGAGCAGAGTCATGTTCATGTATATGTTCGTTAAAGTTATGTTCATAACAGAATCATGTTCATAACAATTTTGTTCAGAACAGAGTCATGTTCATGTATATGTATGAACCTTTTTTGTTCTGTGAACATTGTAATGACCATGATAAGTTTTCAAAAGATTACgtgtaaaattttatataatgtGTGACTCAATAAAATAAGCAATATttaaagtgattttttttttgtagtgaaaccacatatcttaatttattttgtatggGCACTAAATATACCGAAATGATACCTTCAGACGTACCTATTTGTGAACGTTATCCTTGAAATGAACATAAATATGAACATatgttttaaaactaaaaaatacataaattctGCAAAtgaacattaaataaaaaaaattgaagcagCGCATCTTTTATGGGACCAACCTtaccaaaaaccaatataaacTAATACCGAACtaaattcattattattaatatcatattattgCATTAGGCAATAATTATATTAACCAAAACAACATCAGAATGAGCAACAATATCAAAATCAATTCGAGCTTTctgttttattttcaaatacTTGATTTCTGCAGATGATACTCCATTCTCTCGAACAAGATCATCgattctatttttaaaatttccgTTTTCTACCTCCAATCCATCTCGCTCATTTCGTATCCGTTGGTAAAAACGTTTCTGAAATGTTGGAATGTCTGGATCTAGCCATTCAAAAAACTTGCACCTGGGATCGCAACTGGATCTAACCATTCAAAAAACATTTCGCAGCACATTATTCTATGAATAAGCATCGCAACTGGAAACCAACACTAAGAATTTGAATCGCAATTTCAATACATGATTGACGCAGATAAAAATCGGAGAAGATAAGAATTGCAATTGGAATACATGATCGACGCAGATAAGAATCGCAACGAAAACATACAAATTACCTTGAGAATCCATATCATAAAATCGGAGCTGGAAAGTAGCTGTAAACATTAGTTCTTACGTTCGTTCCCAAGTTCATTCATGCTGTGATGGATTGTGTGACTTATAACCATTTTATAATCCAGTGAACAAAATTTGAATTGGGCAAACTGGGAAGACTAAGTTATATGAAATTTTCCCTTAGGTAATGAGGCATATACGATGAAAACAGATATTGTATGAATCTGTTAAGCAAtaaatttgttgaaataattCTAAATCTAAACATAACTCTAATAAATCTCTCCCTtagatttaaaacaaataatcTTAGAATTATTTTAATGCTGCAGTCTAAAGTTGCTGTAAAAATGAGTTCTTACGTTCATACCAAAGTTCGTTCATGCTGTGATGGATTGTGTGACTTATAATCATTCTATATTCCATTGAGCAAATTTGGATTGGGTAAACTGGCAAAACTAAGTTATATGAACAAGTCCCTTGTGCAATGCTGGATATACGATGAAAACAGATATTGTATGAAACTccataaaataaatttgttgAAATCATTCTAACTGTTACTCTAATCGAAACTTCAAATAATTCTCTTCCTAAGATTTCAAACACATAATCAGAAGCGCAAGGAAAAGCGCAATAAAATTACAAGATCGACGTAGCGAAACAAGAAAACTCCAATACTATTAAATCGCCGAAAATATAATTAGTTGAATATAATTACCTTGAGATTCCATGGCATACATTCGAAGCAGAGTATTctttctgaagtgttgagcagcAATTCACGGTGAAGAAGGAAAGCCACTGCACGTTGGAAAAAAAGCGTTATTGATGTAACTACCATATCCCACTTATTACTCTTCCGTAAATAGCCGATTTGATTGTAtctattttatgaaataaacgGATATGCTGAAATCAAAATTACATATCTATCATCAAATCATAAAATGGACGTAATTTATAGATTGTTGATCAGCGCAATTATTGACCGTTAGATTGCCCAAATTCGACGTACAAGATTTGGTCTTCGTTCTTCGAATCTTtgatggtctccatagaactctatcctatatatatatataggaatgagatcatatagatctcaatgcttataatagatccctagatccaaatcttgaccacacatttatgacatgtggcgcatcaagatggtggcaaggagcttccaagcattccaaggcaaaatctggaggggtaaaattggaatgtaattttcggatttaataattaaaaaaatatatatattttttagattttcttaaaatagatatattttagatacatatagttttcacatgaaatgcataactttgaacagaaaaatgcatttaatttttccagttttggtattttcaccaccccaccccataccacccccaatccagcccacaccaccccccaaccctccccattaccaccctccaaaaataggcatgtttcacatgcatataaaatcaaacaaaaacgcataaagttttcacataaaaatgcattaaattatacaaaaaatgcatttcattttaataaatctggtagtttcgccaccccacccctgccccacccacccccccacccccaaattttttttttttcaaaaactgattttctgattgctggcccacccccacccacccaccccccaaaaaaattttttttttttattttttaaaaaactgattttcaaaaaaaaatttggggggtgggtgggggggtcagtggtcagaaaatcagtttttgagaaaataaaaaataaataaaaaaaaaattgtggggggagtgggtgggtgggtgggtggggggtgggggtgggtcagtggtcagaaaatcagtttttaaaaaaaaaaaaaaaaaaaattggtggagggggtggggggtagggggtgggtgggggtggggttctgggctggggtggggttcaggggtgtgggggttggggttggggtggggtgaaatcttatgcatttttatatgaaactttatgcatttttatatgaaaattcatgcattctcgtatgaaactttatgcatgtaaaatatacctattttgagaaaatctaatttttttttttaatttcgaaaattacattccaattttacccctctccagattttgccttgaaatgccttgccacgtgtcaccatcttgatgcgccacatgtcataaatatgtggtctagatttggatctacggatctattataagcatagggatcaaccggaacccaaccctatatatatatatatatatatatatatatatatatatatatatatatatatatatatattgtaatatgCCAGTCCACTTCgctgtattatttttttatgttttattttacaaTACATGGAAACGACAAATTTTGGTATGTTTTTTATACTATATCGCatcttaattattatattttcatttatttgtaaTCAACAATACCGTTAAAAGTTGAAGATAGGTTTTTTCctaacaaaaattatttttatgtagcaAGTTAGCAACTAGCAAATGAGATGGTTCGAATTTGAAATTGAGGTCGTGCATAATGTCCATTTGCCTGTTGAAGAAGGCTTAAAGCCGTAATAATGTTAATAAGGCGCTTCAAGCAGGCAACTGTAGCTCAATAATAATAGCTAGTAAGAATAATAATACTTCCCCTTCATGAATATTACAGTAGTTTGGTTCGGCACAAATTCTAGATTTTAATGCAATATTTGCTTAAATCTATATGTGCATTGACGGATCTAAGAGCACCCACAGTGGGGTGTGGGTGACTCGATTGTCAGCTATCGAGTCACCCACAAATCGTATCACCCACTGTGGCCTGGATGGATTCGAGGCTGGCCTGATAAATCGGGTGAGACCTGATAATATTTAATCTGAGCGAGTGCATTCATGCATgtattaacatttaatttattttgctttCTTCCGATTTTTGTCATTTGATGCCATTAAATGGAggctttttcacttttttttttttttttctatttcttcacttgtttaaataactttaattttatttcctttaaatcatcaaattctgttttgttcttttatttttttttcttccactGAATAGCTTTTTTTCAgttgctttttttttctttcgattttttgcattaaatttattaattactttTCGTTTAATTTTTTTGGTTGGTAAGTATAACTAAAATCAAGTtgattttttatgtaatttttaggattttaaaattagtgcaattttaatttgaagtaaattgtgttatttaaatttatgcaattaaatttaaatgaaaaatacaaaaatcaaaactaaaaaaaatcaagtcaACTATCAAGTCACCTCACTGTGACCttcttactcaatgtggtcccccttCTATCAGGTCAGCTATCAAGTCACCCCCACTGTAGATGCTTTAATGTGATATATAGGGTACAATTGTATAAGAATAtcctcaaaaaaatattatcaatgcatgtaaatattagatttttttatttgtaccTTTTTTTGCATGATTTTAGTTCTCTTTCAATAAAATCCGTTAAAATAAATtgacatatactccctccgtcccatgaagtaaGACCAAGTTTCCTTGTTGGTCTGTCCCACGCGAAGCAAGAccagtttctaaaaatagcaaaaatttactctttattcaccttttcactttttcacctaccacacttaacatacaaaatatcaatttcttaattctcgtgccgaaaagaactaggtCTTACTTcacgggacgaagggagtattatttattctCCTCTACTTATGACCAGACTCCCCACCCCACTTCGCTTGATGAGTCAATGACGCACTAAATAAGATGATTTGATTGGTTTGTTGATACATCTTATAATTCATTCACGAATTATGGTCCCCAGCACCGGCAATGGAATCGACTGGTGACAACAACATTGATGATGAAAAGTATGTCTTATCAACATGGTTCATCGGTCACTGAAAGTGAAAACCAATAAAATTTCCTAAATACTTCGATATTCCACAAATAGTGGGAAGAGTCTATGCTACACCCATGCGTACTACGCCTCCTCCTTGAGATTCATACACGTGTCTTTCTCTTTGATACCACCTTTTCCCAAAACCACTTTTCCCGTTTCGTTGTTTTGCTATGCATGGGTTCTAGAACAAACATATTTGCTAACCTCTAATATTTAGACACGTATTAGTTTCTTGGTTTTGTAAATGCCTTTAGTTCATCTGCCTCTTATTCCGTTTTTCCATTACCTTTAAGCTTGTGTCTGTGTTGTATTATTTGCTCTCATGGAAGGGTCACGCATTCCcggtaattttttttcaataaatctatgcagccacattgtggccacccacacactaatataataaggataattttgattatttttatttattttttaaataaaaataggatttagttattttattatattctctatattgtacttattttttaaatttttttttgcattttttatttttaatttattttttaataaaaataaaaaagttaccaaaaaattgcaaaaaaattactataatgtagagaatatgataaaatgactaaatcttatttttattttaaaaaataagttaaataaattaaattattttctacttaagtaaattgtgggcagccacaatgtggctgtttagcattactcattTTTTTTAACGGCACTTTAATAACCAAAGAATTTATGATATTGTTTTCGCACGAAACTTTAGTTTCCATATTTCCGTAATTGTAGACGTTTAATTTGAGGTTTGTCGTATTGAATTTTTGGattctttctttttgaaaagtATTTGATAATCGTCACATTTAATGCAAATCTTGACGTGGGTTTTTTTTTCacttcattaattattattattatttattattattatttaagttTTCCacttcattaattattattaaattgtggGTTTTTTTTTCTATGTTTTAGAAGATGTATGATGTGGAATTTACTTTAATAGTAATTGATGAAGTGGAATATATTTAAcggaaaaaattaattgatcaaATGAATCTGTTAAAAAAGGATCTAATAATAGTATAATATAAAGGCATACGGatcaaataaaacaaaaaaatctaGAAGGACTCgatgaaataaaaaatcaaagtaTGAGGACTTTACAATGTGTTTTGCCTTCAAGTTTTAAAGAAGTATGATTTTTTTaactgtcaatttttttttaattatttttatcatgaattttaatataataggactgttgaaatatttttatgaaaaaaatattgtaatatAAAGAtgttatatagattataataaATGATGCCTAATTTGTTAGCAAATATTTGTCTCGACGGTATTTTTAATGTTTtcgacggtattctcaacttACTCGGCGATATTCTCATTTTTctcgacggtattctcaacttACTCGGCGGTATTCACAATTTTctcgacggtattctcaacttactcggcggtattctcattttttgtcgacggtattctcaacttactcggcggtattctcatttttctcgacggtattctcaatttactCGGCGGTATTCACATTTTTctcgacggtattctcaacttactcggcggtattctcatttttctcggcggtattctcaacttactcgacggtattctcatttttctcgacggtattctcaacttACTCGGCGGTATTTACATTTTTCTCGACGGTATATACAAATCTTAATTGATGTTTTACCCACATataattacccacacatattttGGAAAATGTGTAGGTGAATCAATTagaaacttttaattatttattgacatttaaaatgtgtagtAGAAAATTATTTGTAACATTTGTATGGTggtaatttttttaagttttattttatttaatgaaattgatttttatatttggtgtgACAatctattaatttttgttaaccACAAATACTTATCAATTGCATATGTGcggataataattttttatatttatatttattagtattattattaatccctttattattattattattattattattattattattattattattattattattattattataactcAATTGACGTGAAAAGTGAAAACAATACTATTAATTGTTTCAATTACGTAAAAGGTGAAATATTGAAGAATTAATTTGGAAGAATAAtgttgtcatttttttttaacttttggATAATGAATTTCGGTAGTTGGCATGATTATCATGAATAATTGAGATAACCGAAAATTACTATATATCAGCTAAATGAAAGCATTTATGAACTCAAATCTGTATTTCTTTTACTCTACTTCTTGCGGTTAATACTCCCACTACTCCACTTCACATCCCCACCAAAACGTCCTCTATGGCTTCCACTACTAATCTCTTTGAATTTCACGCCAGGATCCCATCTCCACTTCCACCTTTTGCAGCTAGGGATCGAAAGCCGCCCGCCACTGAGCACCCTAGCGTCGCCCGCCGCTCTGTACCCTAGCGCCACCGCACGCCACGAATTCCTGCGGATCGATACTATATTACTGGTATATTACTTTGTTCTCCCATATATTACTCTGttgattttctcaaaattgtgTTAGGATTTGTGTGGAATGATGATTGTTGATCCTCTCTTCCTATTCTTTTCGCTTATCAGGTATGGAATTTCAGTTCATGTGACATTTGCGAGAGTTCtagaaattatatttattaatatgatTTTTCATTCAATAGCATTTGCAATTGAGGGCCAACTCAAATATAAAGGCAAATGGTTTTATCACTACGAGATTTGACAAGAAAATTGAAGGTAAGTTTAATTTCTTTCCGGTTAAACTggcacaattttattttattaattttgggttTGTGTATATAGAAtaatattgtatttttattatcttaacaggaataatatagtattatgtaattttttttgttattgtgaCATAAATAATGTGTTACTTTGATATTATTGATAAAGTAAAAGTTTGTATATTATCATGTTATATTTTAATGTGTTGtatatactatatttaatttaagaatttTTACCTCATTAGGATTAtattagattaattaatatatataaatatataatttatatttatatatatgaaatacaaattaaatttaaatttttttgaaagttttagccacacataagtTAGGTATTTACCCACACATACAAATTGCCATGTGTACAATGCCACATCAGCATCTGCGTAATTTCCACATCATCATTGTATtatgataaaaatatatttatctacaCATAGGAGACACTTTTAGAGACACTTATATGTGTCGGTAGTATTATTAGATTTATCCACACATAAatatatgtgtgggtaaaaataTTTCTCTACACTTTTATAGTGACACATGTTGACATTTGCATTATGTGTAGGTAAATATTTATACCCACACATAACCTTACTTTTAACCACATTTATGTGTGTGGCTGAAAATCCGAATTCTTGTAGTGATTCACATTTTTctcgacggtattctcaacttactcggcggtattctcatttttctcgacggtattctcaacttactcggcggtattctcatttttctcgacggtattctcaacttACTCGGCGGTATTCACATTTTTCTCGACGGTATTCTCATTTTTCTCGGCGGTATTCTCATTTTTctcgacggtattctcaacttACTCGGCGGTATTCACATTTTTCTCGACGGTATTCTCATTTTtcccgacggtattctcaacttACTCGGCGGTATTTTAAATtacccggcggtattctcaatttcccgacggtattctcaaaTTCCACTTCAATATCCAATTGCACAGGCAAATGGGGTAACCACtacgaaaaaaaataataatacaagcACAACATAAGAGCAGATCACTAAAACCAAGAACGACGTAATTGTTGGCGTCTGGAGATCTTTCGCGTTCACTCCTTCGAGGCATCGATGGCGTTTTGAAAATATCTAACAGTACATTTTCGAGGCCCTCAGTCTTCAAtcccttcaaaaaaattaataaaaattgtgtATGATTATTAGTATgcttgcccaaaaaaaaaaaaaaaaattactacctGCATCACATACTCCATATGTCTGGGATCATAATTGTAAGCCGATGGATTTTGAAGAGAAAAACGTGGCGGATTCTGATGAGAAGTAGATGTGTTGC
The genomic region above belongs to Salvia miltiorrhiza cultivar Shanhuang (shh) chromosome 5, IMPLAD_Smil_shh, whole genome shotgun sequence and contains:
- the LOC130985921 gene encoding BTB/POZ domain-containing protein At3g19850-like, translating into MLDQAKLDDLLVFGGGGDGGGGGVYDVNLVVRLVRLFVYDNMSMERMVKVGFLIDMYLGEIGPDPTLRFTKFLVVAESLPDCARDSFDQVYRAIDIYLQILNRLLAMRSWYQATKKRNTVKVSMKIRQSERFRNLAAPVKMGGSKDQSIEHELVKHKTIRMG